From a single Chitinophaga sp. Cy-1792 genomic region:
- a CDS encoding DUF6089 family protein: MLKTFFYPGKFVFTLLLATVPMLVQRAAAQSELQYVGELGISAGTAQYFGDLNTRRALNAMKPAVGIFYRKYMNDYIGLRAHFRYMQLGYSDTYNKNEFARRRNLSFNTDLFELALQGDFNFFRFEPGSLDKRFSPYLTGGVSGFHFNPYAYLDGKKYYLQPLHTEGQGTALYPDRKPYSLLSYAWLIGGGFKYNISRKVNVAIEALYRYTETDYLDDVSTTYAGPAAFPPGLDGQPTIAAQLQDRSGAVGTPIGVQGRQRGNSRDKDQYLTIELSISILFTSYHCKF, encoded by the coding sequence ATGCTGAAAACTTTTTTTTATCCTGGAAAATTCGTGTTTACGTTACTGTTGGCAACAGTCCCTATGCTGGTACAGCGGGCTGCCGCTCAGAGTGAGTTGCAGTATGTTGGGGAGCTGGGGATATCTGCAGGAACAGCACAATATTTCGGGGACCTGAATACCAGAAGGGCATTAAATGCCATGAAACCTGCTGTAGGTATATTCTATCGTAAGTATATGAATGACTACATCGGGTTGCGGGCTCATTTCCGGTATATGCAGCTGGGTTATTCGGATACTTATAATAAGAATGAGTTTGCGCGCAGGCGGAACCTGAGTTTTAATACAGATTTGTTTGAACTGGCTTTACAGGGAGATTTTAATTTTTTCAGATTTGAACCGGGGAGTCTGGACAAGCGGTTTTCGCCATATCTGACCGGCGGGGTGAGTGGGTTTCATTTTAACCCTTACGCCTATCTGGACGGCAAGAAATACTATCTGCAACCATTACATACAGAAGGTCAGGGAACAGCCTTGTATCCCGACCGTAAGCCTTACAGCCTGCTGTCCTATGCGTGGCTGATAGGGGGAGGATTCAAGTATAACATATCAAGAAAAGTTAATGTGGCTATTGAAGCTTTGTACAGGTATACGGAGACGGACTACCTGGACGACGTCAGTACTACTTATGCCGGACCCGCTGCATTTCCGCCAGGGTTGGACGGTCAGCCGACTATAGCTGCTCAATTGCAGGACAGGTCGGGGGCTGTAGGTACTCCGATAGGTGTACAGGGCCGCCAGCGTGGCAATAGCCGGGATAAGGACCAGTACCTGACGATAGAGTTATCAATTAGCATATTATTTACCTCCTATCACTGTAAATTTTAG
- a CDS encoding NAD kinase: protein MQVALYSRGFITEDISNIRLLLDELERAEISAMIYEPFLRTLEQHITFERPLEVFSRAEDLPGKIDFLMSLGGDGTLLDTVCYVRDTTIPVIGINFGRLGFLASIGKDEIHGLVQALLHRTYIVDQRSLLHLDSNMPLFGDIPYALNEFTIHKKDTSAMVKIHTYLNGEFLNTYWADGLIVSTPTGSTGYSLSCGGPIVFPDAGNFVITPVAPHNLNVRPIIVPDNNVISFEVEGRSDQFLCTLDSRMETIGSNVQLAIRKESFKLSLLRLDDSNFLHTLRNKLLWGIDARNMIKINS from the coding sequence ATGCAGGTAGCACTTTATAGCCGTGGTTTTATTACAGAAGATATTTCTAACATCCGTTTGTTGCTGGATGAACTGGAGCGTGCGGAAATATCTGCCATGATTTACGAGCCCTTCCTGCGTACGCTGGAGCAGCATATCACTTTTGAGCGCCCGCTGGAAGTATTTTCCCGGGCAGAGGATTTACCCGGTAAGATCGACTTTCTGATGAGTTTAGGGGGAGATGGTACCCTGCTGGATACCGTTTGCTACGTGCGCGATACCACTATTCCTGTCATAGGGATCAATTTCGGGCGCCTCGGATTCCTGGCCAGTATTGGCAAGGACGAGATCCACGGGCTGGTACAGGCATTACTGCACCGTACCTATATCGTGGACCAGCGTAGTCTCCTGCACCTGGACTCCAACATGCCTTTGTTCGGCGACATACCGTATGCCCTGAATGAGTTTACTATCCATAAGAAGGATACTTCTGCGATGGTGAAGATCCATACCTATCTTAACGGCGAATTTTTAAATACCTATTGGGCCGACGGCCTGATTGTATCCACCCCGACGGGGTCTACGGGTTATTCCCTTAGCTGTGGCGGCCCTATCGTATTCCCTGATGCCGGCAACTTTGTCATTACCCCGGTAGCACCCCATAACCTGAATGTGCGGCCTATTATTGTTCCGGATAATAACGTGATATCTTTTGAGGTAGAGGGCCGTAGTGATCAGTTTTTGTGTACCCTGGATTCCCGTATGGAAACAATAGGCAGCAATGTGCAGCTGGCTATACGAAAAGAGAGTTTTAAGCTGAGTCTTTTAAGACTGGATGACAGTAATTTCCTTCATACCCTGAGAAATAAGCTGTTGTGGGGGATAGATGCCCGAAATATGATCAAGATAAACAGCTGA
- a CDS encoding POTRA domain-containing protein has translation MLRRCFMLALLCLLGYVLPVAAQDATGTSEKGAFLIVRSIIITGNKKTRTSIILREVNTVPGDTIYLKDLAETLEKHRKQILNTSLFLNVTANVKNWSGDEADLVFDVWERWYTIAVPIFKLADRNFNQWWVEQGHSLSRVNIGVRGTQANLTGRNDALNAAIQFGYTQRLQLQYSVPYIDKSYKHGLGILFSYSRNREVNDSTSFNKQVFFKQDDYVRQIYTAGLSYSFRPGINTRHMVFLNYNYERVTDSVAILNPNYLGNGRTHVNFIDLIYRVNYIHADSWVYPLRGIHILGEVGKRGLLGVNDINDVHIRLNVAKYWQVYKKTYFALGLRSQAKFGADQPYINKLAIGYNDDYLRGLEYYVVDGTSFAIVKATARQEVFSTRFKLPIVPQKFAYVPLRVFLKIYGDTGYSYDKFPGNGVLSNRMLYTGGFGMDIVSFYDTCLRIEYSFNQLGQKGLFLHASIDM, from the coding sequence ATGCTGAGACGCTGCTTTATGCTGGCTTTACTGTGCCTGCTTGGATATGTGTTGCCCGTGGCAGCTCAGGATGCTACCGGTACAAGCGAAAAAGGCGCCTTTCTGATTGTCAGAAGTATTATTATCACAGGTAATAAAAAGACCCGCACCTCCATAATTCTGCGAGAAGTAAATACGGTGCCCGGAGATACGATATATCTGAAAGATCTTGCCGAAACGCTGGAGAAACACCGTAAACAAATTCTTAATACATCGCTGTTCCTGAATGTTACTGCCAACGTGAAAAACTGGAGCGGCGACGAAGCCGACCTCGTTTTCGATGTCTGGGAACGATGGTATACCATTGCGGTGCCCATCTTCAAGCTGGCAGACAGAAACTTTAACCAATGGTGGGTAGAGCAGGGACATAGTCTGAGCCGCGTGAATATTGGCGTACGCGGTACCCAGGCCAACCTGACCGGCCGCAATGATGCCCTCAACGCCGCCATACAGTTTGGGTATACCCAACGTTTACAACTACAATATAGCGTTCCCTATATAGATAAAAGCTATAAGCATGGCCTGGGGATATTGTTTTCCTACAGCAGGAACCGTGAGGTAAATGACAGTACCTCTTTTAATAAACAGGTGTTTTTTAAGCAGGATGATTATGTAAGACAGATCTATACTGCCGGCCTCAGCTACAGCTTCCGCCCGGGTATCAATACCCGCCACATGGTATTCCTGAACTACAATTACGAGCGTGTAACCGATTCCGTGGCCATCCTGAACCCCAATTACCTGGGTAATGGCCGCACCCACGTGAATTTTATCGATCTCATATATCGTGTAAATTATATACATGCCGACAGCTGGGTATATCCTCTCAGGGGCATTCATATATTGGGAGAAGTGGGCAAGCGTGGGCTACTTGGGGTAAACGACATCAATGATGTGCACATACGGCTGAACGTAGCGAAATACTGGCAGGTATACAAGAAAACCTACTTTGCCCTGGGGCTGCGAAGCCAGGCCAAGTTTGGCGCCGATCAGCCATATATTAATAAACTCGCAATCGGGTATAATGATGATTATCTCCGCGGACTTGAATATTATGTCGTAGACGGGACCAGCTTTGCCATCGTGAAAGCTACTGCCCGCCAGGAAGTATTTTCCACCCGCTTTAAATTACCGATCGTGCCGCAGAAATTTGCCTACGTGCCACTCCGCGTATTCCTGAAAATCTACGGTGATACTGGTTACAGCTACGACAAATTCCCTGGCAATGGCGTACTTAGCAACAGGATGTTATATACCGGCGGATTTGGGATGGACATCGTTTCCTTCTACGATACCTGCCTGCGTATCGAATACAGCTTTAACCAGTTAGGGCAAAAAGGACTATTTTTACACGCGAGTATAGATATGTAA
- a CDS encoding CBS domain-containing protein, which yields MIARELISTTIPVLHPSDTGAEALRLMNELHLTQLPLVVDNKYVVLLDEDDLLDLNNPDITLETVENDGFKPAVPEQAHIFEALKLFNEFKLSVLPVVSKENDYLGAVTKETLIGALAQFNSVKEVGGLLALDLDPRDYSLSEIARIAESNDISILGVQTTTDPATGRLEVLLKTNRMELQSLVATFERFNYQIKYLISESPEEDAVKKNYDLLMNYISM from the coding sequence ATGATTGCCAGAGAACTCATATCCACCACCATACCCGTACTGCATCCTTCGGATACAGGCGCGGAGGCTTTGAGGTTGATGAACGAGTTACATCTTACCCAACTGCCACTGGTAGTGGATAATAAGTACGTAGTCCTCCTTGATGAAGATGATCTCCTGGACCTCAACAATCCGGATATCACCCTTGAAACAGTGGAAAACGACGGCTTTAAACCCGCGGTTCCTGAACAGGCGCATATCTTTGAAGCCCTGAAGCTCTTCAACGAATTCAAATTATCTGTACTGCCCGTAGTATCAAAAGAAAATGACTACCTCGGCGCCGTTACAAAAGAAACCTTAATAGGTGCACTCGCCCAATTCAACAGTGTGAAGGAAGTGGGTGGTCTCCTGGCCCTGGACCTTGATCCAAGGGACTATAGCCTCAGCGAAATCGCCAGGATAGCCGAATCCAATGATATCAGCATCCTTGGCGTACAAACCACCACCGATCCTGCTACCGGCCGCCTGGAAGTACTCCTCAAAACCAATCGTATGGAGCTGCAATCCCTTGTGGCTACCTTCGAAAGATTTAACTACCAGATCAAATATCTTATCTCCGAATCTCCGGAAGAAGATGCCGTTAAAAAGAATTACGACCTGCTGATGAATTATATCAGTATGTAA
- a CDS encoding alpha/beta fold hydrolase — MDYEIKTQGKFSFIEEGEGEPLVLLHGLFGALSNFSHMIEYFKQYNKVVIPMLPLYDLNILETSVGGLAKFVHKFVEARGYTNFHLLGNSLGGHVALVYLLKHPEAPAKSLILTGSSGLFENGMGETYPKRGDYEYIRKKAELTFYDPKTATKELVDEMFEIVNNRLKVIKIITLAKSAIRHNLGEELREIKQPTMLIWGKNDTITPPMVAEEFQKLIPNSELEFIDKCGHAPMMEVPDEFNKILHNFLERLKNKSAN, encoded by the coding sequence ATGGATTACGAAATCAAAACACAGGGAAAATTTAGTTTTATAGAAGAAGGAGAAGGTGAACCTTTGGTATTGTTACACGGATTATTCGGTGCGTTAAGTAACTTCTCGCATATGATCGAATATTTCAAACAATACAATAAGGTGGTGATCCCGATGCTGCCCCTGTATGATTTAAATATTCTGGAAACCTCTGTTGGGGGCCTGGCTAAATTTGTACATAAGTTTGTAGAAGCCAGAGGCTATACCAATTTCCACCTGCTGGGTAATTCCCTCGGTGGTCACGTAGCGCTGGTATACCTGCTTAAACATCCTGAAGCCCCGGCGAAATCCCTGATCCTTACCGGTAGTTCCGGCCTGTTTGAAAATGGTATGGGTGAAACCTACCCTAAACGTGGCGATTACGAATATATCCGTAAGAAAGCAGAACTGACCTTCTATGATCCGAAAACCGCTACCAAAGAGCTGGTAGACGAAATGTTCGAGATCGTAAACAACAGACTTAAAGTAATTAAAATTATTACCCTCGCTAAATCAGCCATCCGCCATAACCTGGGCGAGGAGCTCCGCGAGATCAAGCAGCCTACAATGCTGATCTGGGGTAAAAACGATACCATCACTCCACCAATGGTGGCGGAAGAGTTCCAGAAACTGATCCCTAATTCCGAACTGGAATTTATCGATAAGTGCGGACACGCCCCAATGATGGAAGTTCCGGACGAATTCAATAAAATCCTCCATAACTTTTTAGAGCGTCTGAAGAACAAAAGTGCCAACTAA
- a CDS encoding CvpA family protein translates to MPIDVVFAIILVFAIYKGYTRGLIVAVFSLAGLILGMAVALKLSSVTALYVQHHWKVNFIWLPALCYVCLFTGVVLLVRLGATALQGMVELVLLGWLNKLGGILLYTAVFMIIYSVVLWMANQLYLLSPETKMQSVVYPYIEKTGPWVIDRVGKVIPFFHNIFDQLQAFFDKAAHHIPSE, encoded by the coding sequence ATGCCTATAGACGTAGTATTTGCCATCATATTGGTTTTTGCCATCTACAAAGGGTACACCCGAGGCCTCATCGTGGCTGTATTTTCATTGGCGGGCCTTATCCTGGGCATGGCTGTTGCACTAAAACTCAGTTCGGTTACAGCATTATATGTGCAACACCATTGGAAAGTGAACTTTATCTGGCTGCCCGCTCTTTGCTACGTCTGTCTGTTTACCGGTGTGGTGTTATTGGTAAGGCTTGGCGCTACCGCCCTTCAGGGGATGGTAGAGCTTGTATTGCTGGGATGGCTGAATAAATTGGGGGGAATTTTATTGTATACCGCCGTATTTATGATAATTTACAGCGTTGTGCTGTGGATGGCCAACCAACTGTACCTGCTGAGTCCCGAAACCAAAATGCAGTCTGTGGTTTATCCTTATATCGAAAAAACCGGCCCCTGGGTAATTGATCGTGTGGGAAAAGTTATCCCCTTTTTCCATAATATATTTGACCAGCTTCAGGCATTTTTTGATAAGGCAGCTCACCATATTCCGTCTGAATGA
- a CDS encoding GatB/YqeY domain-containing protein — protein MSLELNINAEIKAAMLGKKEADLRALRSIKAAILVAKTAEGASGELTEADETKLLQKLAKQRRDSLEIFQTQNRPDLATKEEEELVVIERFLPKQMSEDELRVALSDIIAAVGASSPADMGKVMGAATKQLAGKADGKAISAMVKELLK, from the coding sequence ATGTCATTAGAATTGAACATCAACGCAGAGATTAAAGCTGCGATGCTGGGAAAAAAAGAAGCGGATCTGCGTGCACTGCGCTCGATCAAGGCGGCTATCCTGGTGGCCAAAACCGCAGAAGGCGCCAGTGGTGAACTGACAGAAGCGGATGAAACCAAGCTGTTACAGAAGCTCGCCAAGCAACGCAGGGATTCTCTGGAAATCTTCCAGACACAGAATCGTCCTGACCTGGCAACAAAAGAAGAAGAAGAACTGGTCGTAATCGAGCGTTTTCTGCCTAAACAAATGTCAGAAGATGAACTCCGTGTGGCCTTATCCGATATCATTGCAGCAGTGGGAGCAAGCTCCCCGGCTGACATGGGTAAAGTGATGGGAGCAGCTACCAAGCAACTGGCCGGTAAGGCAGATGGTAAGGCTATTTCCGCCATGGTAAAGGAATTATTGAAATAA
- the gldC gene encoding gliding motility protein GldC, which produces MSTTSTIKIQVGLDENKWPESIHWSATDNKEERMTKAKAMMVSFWDPAERAALRIDLWTKDMMVDEMADFFFETMMTMADTFERATGEFGKAQANELRAYAKDFQGKLQAKLAEENKR; this is translated from the coding sequence ATGAGTACTACATCTACTATAAAAATCCAGGTTGGCCTGGACGAAAATAAATGGCCGGAGTCGATTCACTGGAGTGCGACAGATAACAAGGAAGAGAGAATGACCAAAGCGAAAGCGATGATGGTTTCCTTCTGGGACCCGGCGGAGAGAGCAGCATTACGTATCGATTTATGGACAAAAGACATGATGGTAGACGAAATGGCTGACTTTTTCTTCGAAACAATGATGACCATGGCTGATACTTTCGAGAGAGCCACCGGGGAATTCGGCAAAGCACAGGCCAATGAGCTGCGTGCCTATGCAAAAGATTTCCAGGGTAAGCTCCAGGCGAAACTGGCTGAGGAAAATAAAAGATAA
- a CDS encoding glycosyltransferase, translating to MQIAVNAACLRRDLPADTGAVATQIIFTLCRQQPEHKFTFFFDGDIPAGMEFPPNVTPVVLPLRGEKAWHLYWWLEWQLPRAMKAFHPDIYLGLDGTLPLRSKIPATILFRDLSFLLDAGLQPARQQRNLKKHLIDYLWRARSVAVLSETGQKALLDFAPSIKNKLTVLDIGLSNEYKPLEWEEREAVKKEFAGGAEYFLVPAAIHPRNNIMPVFKAFSALKKRQLSSIKLVLAGSATAAGQSIIDVMPGFKFRNDVVWIQDADDAMLARLTGGAYAMIYPSRLDGLALPVYAAQQCQVPVIAIDGDAVREAGGDSTLFSDPSNVDDLSDKMSRIYKDEQLRSWLLSQIPPQKAFSSWEKAAEELWAAMTGPVKGEGTKIPK from the coding sequence ATGCAAATTGCTGTTAATGCTGCTTGCCTGCGGAGGGATTTACCCGCCGATACAGGTGCAGTGGCCACTCAAATTATATTTACATTATGCCGGCAGCAGCCGGAGCATAAGTTTACCTTCTTTTTTGATGGAGATATTCCTGCCGGTATGGAATTTCCGCCGAATGTAACTCCTGTGGTATTACCGCTCAGGGGAGAAAAGGCCTGGCATCTGTACTGGTGGCTGGAATGGCAGTTGCCAAGGGCAATGAAAGCCTTCCATCCTGATATCTACCTGGGGCTGGACGGTACTTTGCCACTGCGGAGTAAGATTCCTGCAACCATCCTGTTCAGGGACCTTTCCTTCCTGCTGGATGCCGGATTGCAGCCAGCCAGGCAGCAACGAAACCTGAAGAAGCACCTGATCGATTACCTGTGGAGAGCCCGTAGTGTGGCTGTTTTATCAGAAACCGGCCAGAAAGCGCTGCTGGACTTTGCACCCTCCATTAAGAATAAACTCACGGTACTGGATATAGGGCTCAGTAATGAGTACAAGCCACTGGAGTGGGAGGAGAGAGAAGCCGTGAAGAAAGAGTTTGCCGGTGGGGCCGAGTATTTCCTGGTTCCTGCGGCGATACACCCCCGGAATAATATTATGCCGGTATTTAAGGCATTTTCTGCCCTGAAGAAGCGGCAGCTGTCCAGCATTAAGCTGGTGCTGGCTGGTTCGGCAACGGCAGCGGGGCAGTCCATTATTGATGTCATGCCCGGTTTCAAGTTCCGCAATGATGTGGTATGGATACAGGATGCAGATGATGCCATGCTGGCCAGGCTCACCGGTGGAGCCTACGCCATGATATATCCTTCCAGGTTAGACGGGCTGGCTTTGCCTGTTTATGCCGCGCAGCAGTGTCAGGTGCCGGTGATCGCCATTGACGGCGATGCTGTTCGTGAAGCTGGCGGAGATAGTACGCTGTTTTCCGATCCGTCCAATGTCGATGACCTGTCAGATAAAATGAGCCGGATTTATAAAGATGAGCAGCTGCGTTCCTGGCTGTTGTCGCAGATCCCGCCTCAGAAGGCTTTCAGTAGCTGGGAGAAGGCCGCAGAAGAGCTGTGGGCCGCCATGACAGGGCCTGTTAAGGGAGAAGGGACGAAAATCCCTAAATGA